GCCACATCGCGCACACGGCGATGGTGAAGAGCGCCCCGTACGTCCCCGCATCCCTCCCTGTGTTGAGGAAGATGATCAGGCCCAGCGGAAGCCACGCGAGGGGCGAGACCGGTCGGAGGATCTGGATGATTGGATCAAAGATCTTCGTGAAAGTGGGCGAGAGCCCGAGGAAGAATCCCAGTGGCGTGCCGATGATCAGTGCGATGGCATAACCCTGCGCGACCAGTTGCAGGGAGTACCACGTGAACCGGAGGATTCCCTGGTCCATTTCGCCCCGCTTGGCAAAAGGCTGGAGCACGTAGTCACGGCTGGATTCCCAGGTCTTCGTCGGCGAAGGGAGGCTCGTGGCCCACGTGGCGCTCGAAACGGACCACATCGCGAGGATGAGGGCCACTCCAAACAAGGGGAGCACCAGCCAGTCGAATTTGAATCGTTTCATGATTCAGCCCTTCAGGTTCTTAATCGCAAAACCCTTCGCGTAACCCTCGGGATCGGCGGGATCGAATGTGGCTCCGTCGAAAAGCGTGTCCGTTGAGTTGTCGAGGCCGCCGTGGGCGTAGCCGATTTCCTTCATCGCATCCTCATAAATGTCGGTGCGCATCACCCGCTTGGCCACGCCCTCGTAGTCGGGAGCGCCGGAAACCATCCCCCAGCGACGGTATTGGGAGAGGAACCACTTCGCGTACTTAGGCTGGGGATAATTGCAGTTCCGCCTGCTGAAGTGCATGTAGTACTCGTCCTTCACCTTGCGCCCGTCGCCGTAGTCGAGATCGCCCAGTAGGCGCCCCAGGATGACTTCCTTCTGGCAATTGATGTAGGTCGGTTTTGACACGATCTCGCACTGTTCCGGCCGGTTGCTGAGATCATCCAGCCAGACGGAAGCCTCGTGCAGCGCCTTGAGGATCGCCTTCACGGTCTTGGGATTCTTCTCGGTGAATTCCTCCGTGAAGGCGCACACCTTTTCAGGGTGGTCCTTCCAAATGTCCTGTGTTGTTACCGAGGTAAAGCCGATGCCGTCGTTGATCGCACGTGCATTCCAGGGCTCGCCGACACAGAACCCGTCCATCTTGTCGATCTTCATGTTGGCGACCATCTGGGCCGGAGGGATCGTGATCAGAGAGATATCCTTGTCCGGATTGATGCCCCCCGTGGCCAGGTAGTAGCGAATCCACAGGGCGTGCGTGCCGGGCGGGAATGTCATCGCGAAGGTCATGGGCTCGCCGAGCTTGTCCTTGGCGTTGTCGACGAGAGGCTTTAGCGCCTTCGGGTCCGCCCCGACCTTGCCCATCAGGGATTTCTTCAGCGAGATCGCCTGACCGTTGCGATTCATGATCCAAGGTATGACCATCGGCTTCTTCGGCGACCCGGCGAGTCCCATCGTCGAGGCAAGCGGCATCCCGAGGAGCATGTGCGTCGCCTGGATGGATCCCGTCGAAAGGTTGTCCCGGATTGCCGCCCAATTTGCTCCCTTTGTAACCGTGGAACGGATACCGTATTTCTTGAAGAGGCCCTTTTCGTGCGCGATCACGATGGGCGAGCAGTCCGTGAGTGCGATCATCCCG
This portion of the Opitutaceae bacterium genome encodes:
- the ntrB gene encoding nitrate ABC transporter permease, with the protein product MKRFKFDWLVLPLFGVALILAMWSVSSATWATSLPSPTKTWESSRDYVLQPFAKRGEMDQGILRFTWYSLQLVAQGYAIALIIGTPLGFFLGLSPTFTKIFDPIIQILRPVSPLAWLPLGLIIFLNTGRDAGTYGALFTIAVCAMWPTVLNTAVGVRAVPQDYLNVGKVLKLSRTKTLFKILIPATLPYMFTGFRLSLGIAWLVIVAAEMLTGRPGVGGFLWQEYNALVYEHIILSIITIGVVGFILDRLMSLIEARFKAAS
- a CDS encoding CmpA/NrtA family ABC transporter substrate-binding protein, with product MNSHHPDTSAAKSLNRRQFLRRSAAGVGLAALWGAMGSRSWASTAASASDAPETPDINFGMIALTDCSPIVIAHEKGLFKKYGIRSTVTKGANWAAIRDNLSTGSIQATHMLLGMPLASTMGLAGSPKKPMVIPWIMNRNGQAISLKKSLMGKVGADPKALKPLVDNAKDKLGEPMTFAMTFPPGTHALWIRYYLATGGINPDKDISLITIPPAQMVANMKIDKMDGFCVGEPWNARAINDGIGFTSVTTQDIWKDHPEKVCAFTEEFTEKNPKTVKAILKALHEASVWLDDLSNRPEQCEIVSKPTYINCQKEVILGRLLGDLDYGDGRKVKDEYYMHFSRRNCNYPQPKYAKWFLSQYRRWGMVSGAPDYEGVAKRVMRTDIYEDAMKEIGYAHGGLDNSTDTLFDGATFDPADPEGYAKGFAIKNLKG